One part of the Arvicanthis niloticus isolate mArvNil1 chromosome 15, mArvNil1.pat.X, whole genome shotgun sequence genome encodes these proteins:
- the Chpf2 gene encoding chondroitin sulfate glucuronyltransferase, giving the protein MRLSSLLALLRPVLPLILGLSLGCSLSLLRFSWIQGEGEDPCVEAVGKPGEPQNPDSKNGLDQSDEDFKPRIVPYYRDPNKPYKKVLRTRYIQTELGSRERLLVAVLTSRATLSTLAVAVNRTVAHHFPRLLYFTGQRGARAPAGMQVVSHGDERPAWLMSETLRHLHTHFGADYDWFFIMQDDTYVQAPRLAALAGHLSINQDLYLGHAEEFIGTGEQARYCHGGFGYLLSRSLLLRLRPHLDGCRGDILSARPDEWLGRCLIDTLGIGCVSQHQGQQYRSFELAKNRDPEKEGNPAFLSAFTVHPVSEGTLMYRLHKRFSALELERAYSEIEQLQAQIRNLTVLTPEGEAGLSWPVGLPAPFTPHSRFEVLGWDYFTEQHTFACADGAPKCSLQGASRADVGDAVDTALEQLNRRYQPRLRFQKQRLLNGYRRFDPARGMEYTLDLLLEAVTQRGHRRSLARRVSLLRPLSRVEILPMPYVTEATRVQLVLPLLVAEAPAALAFLEAFAASVLEPREHALLTLLLVYGPREGRGGPDPFLGVKAAAAELERRYPGVRLAWLAVRAEAPSQVRLMDVISKKHPVDTLFFLTTVWTRPGSEVLNRCRMNAISGWQAFFPVHFQEFNPVLSPQRSPPGVPGAVPDPPSPGVDPSRGAPVGGRFDRQASAEGCFYNADYLAARARLAGELAGQEEEEALEGLEVMDVFLRFSGLHLFRAVEPGLVQKFSLRDCSPRLSEELYHRCRLSNLEGLGTRTQLAMALFEQEQANST; this is encoded by the exons ATGCGACTGAGTTCCCTGTTGGCTCTGCTTCGGCCAGTGCTCCCCCTCATCCTGGGACTGTCTCTGGGATGCAGCCTGAGCCTCCTGCGGTTTTCCTGGATCCAGGGTGAGGGAGAAGATCCCTGTGTAGAGGCTGTGGGGAAGCCAGGGGAGCCACAGAATCCAGACTCAAAAAATGGGCTGGACCAAAGCGATGAAGACTTCAAACCCAGGATTGTCCCCTACTACAGGGATCCTAACAAGCCCTACAAGAAGGTGCTCAG GACTCGGTATATACAGACAGAGCTGGGCTCTCGTGAGCGCCTGCTGGTGGCTGTCCTGACTTCTAGAGCCACGCTGTCCACCCTGGCCGTCGCTGTTAACCGTACAGTAGCACATCACTTCCCTCGGTTACTCTACTTCACTGGGCAGCGAGGGGCCCGGGCTCCCGCAGGGATGCAGGTGGTGTCTCATGGAGATGAGCGGCCTGCCTGGCTCATGTCAGAGACCCTGCGCCATCTTCACACACACTTTGGGGCAGACTATGATTGGTTCTTCATCATGCAGGATGACACATATGTACAGGCCCCCAGATTGGCAGCTCTTGCTGGTCACCTTAGCATCAACCAAGACCTGTACTTAGGCCATGCAGAGGAATTCATTGGTACAGGCGAGCAGGCCCGGTACTGCCATGGGGGCTTTGGCTACCTGTTGTCACGGAGTCTCCTGTTGCGTTTGCGGCCGCATCTGGATGGCTGCCGAGGGGACATTCTCAGTGCCCGGCCTGATGAATGGCTTGGCCGCTGCCTCATCGACACTCTGGGCATCGGCTGTGTCTCACAGCACCAG GGGCAACAATATCGCTCCTTCGAACTGGCCAAGAATAGGGACCCTGAGAAGGAGGGGAACCCTGCTTTCCTGAGTGCCTTTACCGTTCACCCTGTCTCTGAGGGTACCCTCATGTACCGGCTCCACAAGCGCTTCAGTGCTCTGGAGTTGGAGCGAGCTTACAGTGAAATAGAACAACTGCAG GCTCAGATCCGGAACCTGACGGTGCTGACCCCTGAGGGAGAGGCAGGGCTAAGCTGGCCTGTTGGGCTCCCAGCCCCTTTCACTCCACACTCTCGCTTCGAGGTGCTGGGCTGGGACTACTTCACGGAGCAACACACCTTCGCCTGTGCAGATGGGGCTCCCAAGTGCTCGCTGCAGGGGGCTAGCAGGGCAGATGTCGGGGATGCAGTGGACACTGCTCTGGAGCAGCTCAATCGGCGCTATCAGCCCCGCCTGCGCTTCCAGAAGCAGCGGCTTCTCAATGGCTACAGGCGCTTTGACCCTGCGAGGGGCATGGAGTACACCCTCGACTTGCTACTGGAAGCTGTGACTCAGCGAGGACACCGACGCTCTCTGGCCCGCAGAGTGAGCCTGCTGAGGCCACTGAGCAGAGTGGAAATCCTGCCTATGCCCTATGTCACTGAGGCTACCCGGGTGCAGCTAGTGCTGCCGCTCTTGGTGGCTGAAGCTCCAGCCGCCCTGGCTTTTCTTGAGGCCTTTGCTGCCAGTGTGTTGGAGCCTCGAGAACATGCATTGCTCACCCTGTTGTTGGTCTATGGGCCCCGGGAAGGCCGCGGGGGCCCTGACCCATTTCTCGGAGTGAAGGCTGCAGCAGCGGAGTTAGAACGCCGGTACCCTGGGGTGAGGCTGGCCTGGCTTGCTGTGCGAGCAGAGGCCCCTTCCCAGGTGCGACTCATGGATGTCATCTCCAAGAAACACCCTGTGGACACACTCTTCTTCCTTACCACCGTGTGGACAAGACCTGGGTCGGAAGTCCTCAACCGCTGCCGCATGAATGCAATCTCGGGCTGGCAGGCTTTCTTTCCAGTCCACTTTCAGGAGTTCAACCCTGTTCTGTCACCACAGAGATCTCCCCCAGGTGTCCCTGGGGCTGTCCCTGACCCCCCATCCCCTGGTGTGGACCCTTCTCGGGGGGCTCCAGTCGGGGGCAGATTTGACCGTCAGGCATCAGCAGAGGGCTGCTTCTACAATGCTGACTACCTGGCAGCCCGGGCTCGGCTGGCTGGTGAACTGGCAggccaggaagaggaggaagccctGGAGGGGCTGGAGGTGATGGATGTTTTCCTCCGGTTCTCAGGGCTCCACCTCTTTCGAGCCGTAGAGCCAGGGCTGGTGCAGAAGTTCTCCCTACGGGACTGTAGCCCCCGGCTCAGTGAGGAACTGTACCACCGTTGTCGCCTTAGCAATCTGGAGGGTCTGGGGACCCGTACCCAGCTAGCCATGGCTCTGTTTGAACAGGAGCAGGCAAACAGCACTTAG